In a single window of the Hirundo rustica isolate bHirRus1 chromosome 7, bHirRus1.pri.v3, whole genome shotgun sequence genome:
- the NDUFS1 gene encoding NADH-ubiquinone oxidoreductase 75 kDa subunit, mitochondrial, with the protein MLRLLAVPRTLAGVTQSSRVCGRTTATAASNQIEVFVDGHPVLVNPGTTVLQACEKAGVQIPRFCYHDRLSIAGNCRMCLVEIEKAPKPVAACAMPVMKGWNILTNSEKSRKAREGVMEFLLANHPLDCPICDQGGECDLQDQSMMFGSDRSRFRESKRAVEDKNIGPLVKTIMTRCIQCTRCIRFASEIAGVDDLGTTGRGNDMQVGTYVEKMFMSELSGNIIDICPVGALTSKPYAFTARPWETRKVESIDVLDAVGSNIVVSTRTGEVMRILPRLHEDINEEWISDKTRFAYDGLKRQRLTQPMMKNEKGVFVYASWEDVLARVAGVLQAVEGKEIAAVVGGLVDAEALIALKDLLNRVNCDTLCTEEIFPTAGAGTDLRSNYLLNTKIAGVEEADVLLLVGTNPRFEAPLFNARIRKSWLHNDLQVALVGSPVNLTYTYEHLGESPQILQDIASGKHAFCKVLDQAKKPMVVVGSAALQRGDGAAIHAAVSTIAHNARAKSGAGADWKVMNILHRVASQVAALDLGFKPGVEAIRKSPPKVLYLLGADSGCITHQDLTKDCFIIYQGHHGDVGAPMADVILPGAAYTEKAATYVNTEGRAQQTRVAVTPPGMAREDWKIIRAVSELAGLTLPYENLDQIRKRLEEVSPNLVRYDDVEEANYFIQANELAKLVKQQLLADPLVPPQLTIKDFYMTDSISRASQTMAKCVKAVVEGAHAVEEPSIC; encoded by the exons ATGCTTCGACTGCTTGCTGTTCCCAGGACCTTAGCTGGGGTCACCCAGTCCTCCAGAGTATGTG GGCGtacaacagcaacagcagccagCAACCAAATAGAGGTGTTTGTGGATGGCCATCCTGTGCTGGTGAATCCCGGAACCACAGTACTGCAG GCCTGTGAAAAGGCTGGAGTTCAGATACCTCGTTTTTGTTATCATGATCGTCTCTCTATTGCTGGAAACTGTAGGATGTGTCTTGTGGAAATAGAGAAGGCTCCAAAG CCAGTTGCTGCTTGTGCCATGCCAGTTATGAAGGGCTGGAATATACTGACAAACTCGGAGAAGTCCAGGAAAGCAAG AGAGGGTGTAATGGAATTCCTGCTGGCAAATCACCCATTGGACTGTCCTATCTGTGATCAGGGTGGAGAATGTGATCTGCAG GATCAGTCAATGATGTTTGGCAGTGATAGGAGCAGATTTAGAGAGAGCAAACGTGCTGTGGAGGACAAGAACATCGGCCCATTAGTCAAAACCATCATGACTCGGTGTATACAGTGCACTCGATGCATCAG GTTTGCTAGTGAGATTGCAGGGGTAGATGACTTGGGAACAACTGGAAGAGGAAATGATATGCAAGTTGGCACTTACGTTGAGAAAATGTTTATGTCTGAGTTGTCAGGAAATATTATTGACATCTGCCCAGTTGGTGCTCTGACCTCCAAGCCGTATGCCTTTACTGCTCGCCCATGGGAGACAAG GAAGGTAGAGTCCATTGATGTTCTTGATGCAGTTGGAAGCAACATCGTAGTGAGCACGAGGACTGGAGAAGTGATGAGAATTTTGCCAAGGCTGCATGAAGATATCAATGAGGAATGGATATCTGACAAAACAAG GTTTGCTTATGATGGTCTGAAGCGTCAGAGACTTACACAGCCAatgatgaaaaatgagaaaggagTCTTTGTTTATGCCTCATGGGAGGATGTATTAGCTCGTGTTGCTGGTGTG ctccaggcagtGGAAGGTAAGGAAATAGCAGCAGTTGTAGGAGGGCTGGTGGATGCAGAAGCACTAATAGCTCTGAAAGACCTACTGAATAGAGTGAATTGTGATACACTCTGCACTGAAGAGATCTTTCCTACTGCTGGAGCTGG CACAGATTTACGCTCTAACTACCTGCTGAATACCAAGATTGCTGGGGTGGAGGAGGCAGATGTCCTCCTTCTGGTTGGCACCAATCCACGCTTTGAGGCACCGCTTTTTAATGCTAGAATTCGAAAGAG CTGGCTTCACAATGACTTGCAAGTGGCCCTTGTTGGCTCTCCTGTGAATTTGACCTACACGTATGAACATCTAGGAGAGTCCCCACAGATACTTCAGGACATTGCTTCTGGCAAACATGCCTTCTGTAAG GTCCTCGACCAAGCCAAAAAGCCGATGGTGGTGGTGGGCAGCGCAGCCCTGCAGCGCGGTGACGGAGCTGCCATCCATGCTGCTGTTTCCACCATTGCACACAATGCCAGGGCCAAGAGCGGTGCTGGTGCTGATTGGAAGGTCATGAACATCCTACACAg GGTTGCAAGCCAAGTCGCTGCTTTGGACCTGGGTTTCAAACCAGGAGTGGAAGCAATTAGGAAGAGTCCTCCCAAAGTATTGTATCTCTTGGGAGCAGATTCTGGTTGTATAACACATCAAGACTTGACAAAGGACTGTTTTATCATCTATCAAG GGCATCATGGGGATGTGGGAGCTCCCATGGCTGATGTTATTCTCCCAGGAGCAGCGTATACAGAGAAGGCAGCCACATACGTAAATACTGAAGGTCGGGCCCAGCAGACAAGAGTAGCAGTAACACCTCCTGGGATGGCAAGGGAAGACTGGAAAATCATTAGAGCTGTCTCTGAG TTGGCTGGTTTGACCTTGCCTTACGAGAACCTTGATCAAATACGGAAGCGTTTAGAAGAAGTATCACCCAATCTGGTTCGATATGATGATGTGGAAGAAGCGAACTATTTCATCCAGGCAAATGAATTGGCAAAG TTAGTGAAGCAACAACTTCTTGCTGATCCTCTTGTTCCACCTCAGCTCACAATAAAAGACTTTTATATGACAG attCCATCAGTAGAGCATCCCAGACAATGGCCAAATGTGTGAAAGCTGTTGTTGAAGGTGCCCATGCAGTAGAAGAGCCATCCATCTGCTAG
- the EEF1B2 gene encoding elongation factor 1-beta, whose amino-acid sequence MGFGDLKSAAGLRVLNDFLADKSYIEGYVPSQADIAVFEAIAAPPPADLFHALRWYNHIKSYEKQKASLPGVKKALGKYGPADVEDTTGAATDSKDDDDIDLFGSDDEEESEEAKKLREERLAQYESKKSKKPAVVAKSSILLDVKPWDDETDMAKLEECVRSIQADGLVWGSSKLVPVGYGIKKLQIQCVVEDDKVGTDMLEERITAFEDYVQSMDVAAFNKI is encoded by the exons ATGGGCTTCGGGGACCTAAAGTCCGCCGCGGGCCTCCGCGTCCTCAATGACTTCCTGGCCGACAAGAGCTACATCGAGGG GTACGTCCCTTCGCAGGCTGACATAGCAGTCTTCGAAGCGATCGCTGCCCCGCCGCCTGCAGATTTGTTCCATGCTCTCCGGTGGTACAATCATATTAAGTCGtatgaaaagcaaaaggcaaG cttgcCAGGAGTAAAGAAGGCGTTGGGAAAATATGGTCCTGCTGATGTTGAGGACACGACAGGTGCAGCCACAGATAGCAAAGATGATGATGACATTGACCTTTTTGGATCTGATGATGAGGAG GAAAGTGAAGAAGCAAAGAAACTGAGGGAAGAGCGTCTGGCCCAGTATGAATCAAAGAAGTCCAAAA AACCAGCTGTTGTTGCCAAGTCATCGATCTTGCTTGATGTGAAACCTTGGGATGATGAGACAGACATGGCCAAACTAGAGGAGTGTGTTCGAAGCATTCAAGCAGATGGCTTGGTCTGGGGATCTT ccaAGCTAGTACCTGTTGGCTATGGTATCAAAAAGCTTCAGATCCAGTGTGTTGTTGAAGATGATAAAGTTGGAACAGATATGCTGGAAGAGAGAATAACAGCTTTTGAAGATTATGTACAATCAATGGATGTAGCTGCTTTCAATAAGATTTAA